The Gasterosteus aculeatus chromosome 12, fGasAcu3.hap1.1, whole genome shotgun sequence DNA window tgtgtgtgtgtgtgtgtgtgcgtgtgtgtgtgtctgggtgtattTGTGCATTTATGTGCATTTAAATACCAGGCATGTGTGAGTCAATGTTGTTATTTACTAAATATCTATTTAATGAAAGTCTTAAAGTGTTTCTCTTTATTAAACGCCGTGCTTTGTGGTATTGGATATTATTTCTGTTCCATAATATTTTGCCAACTCTCTCTGCCAGGAGTTGGAGAGGCATAGACTAGATATGGTATGggtatgtttatttttgtacatcTAACACCTGCATCGTGTAACTGGTTGTGTTATGGTTGTCATAGCAATGCATTAAGTGTAGCACTGGCTGCTGTCATACTACATTCTTCTGCATGGCTTTCCAGCAAAaccaacaaaagagaaaaagagtcaGTATGCTGCCTCCATCTGCTCGTCCTGAGGGACAACTGACCCTGTCACGGTGGCCAGGCAACTTctgtccccctcccccatcctccccctcctaCTCAGAATGCATTGCAAAGGCTGCCAGCCAATCCACACTCACTGTCTCAAAGTGCACTGGAGGAGTTTCTATCCATCACAGACATCGTCTAACCGTTGTACTGGAGTAGCCTGTGTTACCCCATAACACAGAGTGCTCGGCGATTCCGGCCCAGACattgagcttgtgtgtgtgttcgtccgTGCCTCTGTTCTGCGGTCCACCGAGTGATGGACTTTAACCTGCCCCATCCCGGCCTCTCTGTCGTTCACTGTTCCTGTACGCCGCACAAACAATGAAAACCGCTACCGAGAATCATTTTGTCTTTACGGTGGAGATACTTAGTTTGGTGAGGGTGCGGCACAACCTTTGCTTGCAAGTAGACCGGGTCAATTGTAAAACAACGATATAGATCAATTCCACCACAGGGACAACAATGATTCTGtgtagtacttttttttttccgccccGACTGTCCTGCTTGTCGTCACTCATACACAGTCACAGCTGAATCTAAAGGTCTGCCTATCAGTTTCATAGTGGACTCTGAGCCGCTTGTACCTTCCCTCAGAGCCAACTGAGATACATTAAACAATCCTGGTATTTACGGGTGTCACAGGCAATTGCATTGCTTTTGATCCGCTGTAGCTTGTCGCCACGATGCCCCTCAACACATTCATTGCGTTTGATAAAGCGCAGACTGTCTATGTCCTTTTGTAAGTTCTCCATGTGTAGATGAATCAAACCAATGAGGACAATGACATATGGTAGCAGAGTGCTCGGCATCTAGCCTGTTTTGTTTATGGCGAAACAGTCCTCACAAACTAGCCCCTTTCACTCACTCCGTGCTGGAAATGTCCTTGGCAAGCCCTAATAGTGGCaattgtgtgtttctggtgGATCACAGAGGAAATGACAGCCTGATACGGTGGAGCGGCAAACCTAAAGAGATCAAATAAAACGATAGTCAGTCACCAGTGATTCCGGTGCCCTTTTGCAGTAGACTGTGTATCATGCACCAAAGAACAGCATAGATGTCTCATCCTCAGCGGTCACATACTGTGCTAATACGTAAGGTGCCAAAACCACTGAGGTGGAACGGCTCTGTTTGTAGCTAGTCCTTACCATCTCTTCCTATTTGTCACCCTCCTCGCCAAACATTGTGAGAACGGtgtgtcaaaaataaaaccattaacaTTGCctgaattcattattttgatCATGGCAATGTGGCGAGTCTGAAGACTTCTGGCAACCAGcattttgttgcttttgttgtgTCAGCTTTAGTTTAGAGACGCCCGCCACCGATTCTAGCTGCTTCTCTTTTTTGAGCCTGTCATCACATCTACTTTGTACCGCATCTCTGTGTTGCTTTTTGGTTGTCATCGTATTACTGTACTCTTCACTAATGCTTCCACCATACATGTGAAAGTGTATACATGCGAAGCATCGTTTTGTGCCTGTTCAAGTGCGGTGCCTCCATTGAATTTAGTGCATCACAAATTTGCATTAATGCACACTAAATTTAGTCGACCTTGAGTGCTGTATGTGCAATGTGTGCTTCTTAATGTGGCTGTGTCTCTGCCACTctaggagagggagaggaggaggcaacATGTAATGCTGATGAAGGCGGTCGAGGCGCGCAAGAAAGCAGAGGTAGCCCATATGTACACAAACAGTCCACTCCACAAAAAGAGCCTAAGTCATTATTCCCCGGATGGATTCCCgccttctctcctttttgtgCGCTCTTTCcttctattcattttttttttcctccacactTTCCAAGTCAAAGGATTGTGGCCCTCAAGCACTTTCCTTTTGAATGCACACCAGCATTAGGCTGAATTCTAATACTGCTCAGCAAAGTCAAGTAAACCTTTCTGTatgtttttacacacacacacacacacgcatgctaaTGCACTaatgcacatgcacactttGCCTCCTTAATGCTCTCTTGAATTTTGGACTCTCCAGGAGCGCGAGCGCTTGCGGCAGGAGAAGAGGGATGAGAAGCGGCTGAACAAAGAGCGTAAACTGGAGCAGCGGCGGCTAGAGCTGGAGATAGCGAGGGAGCTGAGGAAGCCAAATGAAGACATGTGTCTGTCTGATCACAAGGTAGTTAACAAAGAAGCTCATCCGCTCGCTGCTATAggtgtgaagaaaaacacagagcgcacacacacgttgatGTACTGGATATTGTCAATTTTTCTCATTTAGGTGCTGTTAAATACATTGAATTAGGACACACAATtctgaataataatattatttattattattattatcagcatcattatcagtagtagtagtattagtatttAACAGTATATTTAACGTTTTCTTGACGGCCAGTATCTAAAATGAGACCACATGGTAGTGAGGATTTTTATGTGTGGAGATGTGCACCCTCAAGTGGTAGAATGAGAGTACTACATAATGTAGAAAGTAAGATGTCATTACTGTAAAAAGCACCATCTTGATAACAGTTAACAGGTGTGAGATGTAATAACAGCTTCACTCACATTTTCTCACAgctgtttaaatcacaatcgTCTGTAGTCCAAATCGGATGTAATATGTCTCACAGTTCGTTATACAGCAACAATGTGGTACCTACTTTCCCTTGTGCAGCCTCTACCGGAGTTCTCCCGAATTCCTGGACTCATCCTGCCGGGACGCGCCGTGTCCCACTGCCTGATGCTGATGCAGTTCCTGCGAGGCTTCGGCAAGGTTTTGGGCCTCGATTTGAATTTGGATGTGCCCACCTTGGGCATGCTGCAGGAGGGCTTGCTCAATGTGGGGGACAGCATGGGCCACGTCCAGGACCTTCTGGTCAAACTGTTATCCCTGGCAGTGTGTGATCCTGGTTTGCCACCTGGACAGAAGGTGAGCGAGTTCATTAAGTGGTACTTTTGTCAAATTTTGAACCACCGAAACCAGCTTGAGAATTAAACCCAAGACGGATTATTCTATGCAGTAGTTTCAgttcacatactgtatataaacGTATGACACTTAACATTAATTCTATTTAGTAAGTATTGTATGTTTACCGTAACTTGGTAATACACCTGTCATTGCTTTACTCTTAAGTGGAACTATTCTCTGGTACAAAATAATAGTCCGTATTTTTTATTAAGTGAATTTAGAAATCAGGacgttttttgctttttttgtggttttgttatttcttatttttgggGTTTAGTTTAGTTTCAGTGTTTTGATTTAAGGTTTAAGTAATCATAAATATATGCATATGAATTTAATCAGCTTACAGTCATCAAGGAAGTGTTCATTAACTCAacctcttttccttctctatCAGACAAAAACCATGCTGGGGGACCACCTGACCAATGTCGGCATCAACAGGGATAACGTGTCTGAGGTGCTACAGATGTACATGGGAGCCCATTGTGCCAATACTGAGCTTGCCCCTCTGGCCCTCAGTCTGAAGACCAAGGCCTTCCAGGCCCACACGCCGTCCCAGAAGGCCTCGATCCTGGGCTTCCTGGCTAATGAGCTGGCCTGTAGCAGAGCTGTTATCAGGTAGCAGAAGCAGCTGAAACGGAAAAAAGCGCAACCGTCCAAATGAGCTCTTTCTGTGTTACTTAATATATTCTGCATTAGACATGAACACTTTATCTATCTCTGTATTCACATAATACGCATCTCTCACCAAAAGAATATATCCATCCACCTTGCTCTTATTCTGCTTATCACCGAAATGATTCATTAGCCAATAATGTTGTATTTTATTGATGCAGTGGAAAAAAGCGTAATAATGCTGCAGCAGTTTTATTGTAAGAGAATCATGCAAGTATTCATTTGTGCACTGGGAGCTTATTGAGCTTTTATCTGTTGCTCAATGTACTTTCAGAGAATACTAAACTGTACTCTGCACAACAGTAACTTGACAGGattctgtttttcctcctccagtgAGATCGACAAGAGCCTGGATCAGATGGCCAACATGAGGAAAGACAAGATCATTATGGAGGGAAAACTGAAGAAGTATGTTTTCTTTCATCCTAAAACTGTCACGCCGTGATTGTCTGACCGTCATCTTGCTGAACTTGCGTGTGCTTATAAAGGTTGAGGATCATTCATGCCAAACGCaccgggaggagggaggccaGTATGGGCATTGAAGAGAACCAGTCCGTCGGCACTCCGTCCTCTGCCATAAAACGCAAGAGGAAACTGTGTGGAGACAGCGACGATGACGACGAAGACGACGAAGACAGTGATGACCaagcagaggacgaggacgatgaggaggaagaagaaatgaaGAAGGTTAAAAAAGTGGAGACATATGATGAggtaagaagaaaaataaaaaagatcgATCCGTCATCGAAGCTCACCGTAGCAGGTTTCTCGCTGACATTTACTGTTTGTTTCGTCCTCAGGATGAAGTGGAACAAGCCACCagtctggaggagctggagaagcagaTAGAGAAATTGGCCAAGGTATGCTTCTTAGAAGGAGTCAGAAAGAAATGCACGGTCTGTTGACACTGATAATGTTATATTAAGAACAACACACGCAGTGACATTTCACTGTGGATTgtgtttaaacacatttagtacAAAGCATTAGAACACCACAAACATCCTACACTACATGATAAAAAGCTGCATACTATAAATGGATTATTATACGCTGtgtattaaaaacaactattcttTTCTTCATATTATGAACATGTGCGCTGGCTATATCCAAATTAAGGGCATTGATTATCCCAATAAATGATCTCATTAGCATTGAATGCAATCCTCAATATATCACATTGATTATGGAAGGACACAAGGTAGCATGCATTAATCAAAACCACGTAGAGAAACCACTGAGAATGTTTTGTACGTTTGCAGCAACATCACCAGACCAGAAGAAAGCTGTTTGAAATTTCCCATTCTCTGCGCTCCACGATGTATGGCCAGGACCGCTACCGCCGCCGGTACTGGGTGCTTCCCCACTGTGGAGGGGTCTTCATCGAAGCCATGGAGAGTGGAGAAGGTAGTTACAGCACAACGCACGCTGAGTGTGCAGATTTGATTTGGCAGGTAGAGGAGGGAAAAGTGCTGTGAAAACATCTGTTTAAGCTGCATGTTTAGCTGTTTTCCTGATGATTTTTTACCTTATCTTGATCCTCAAGgacaaaaaaagataattatCTCACTGCTCTACCTTTCTCTCGAAAACAAGTTGACTCTGTAGTAACATCAGCcatggtagttttttttttaactaacaGCTCTCCCCCTGCAGCTCCAGAGGAACTGGAAGAGGAgcgacagaggaggaggagagtggctGAGGAGGTCAAAGTCAAAGAGGAACCTCAGGAGATGGAGTTGCAGAAGGAGAAACCCAACGACCTCGGTGGGCAGAGCATTCAAACGCGAGGCTTGGAGCTCGAGAAAGACGAGGAAAAGGAGCACGAGGGGAAGAAAATCTCCCTCTTTTACCAGCAGCCAGGCCGCGTATCCAAACTGTGCACATTCCGGGAGGTCGGCAAAGAGACGGTGACGGCAAAGGACGAGGAGAGTACCCATGTGAGACAAAACGGCGCAAGTCCCTTGGGCACTCCTGTTGCCACGACCAAAGGAacatccccctcccccactcacaATACCTCTGAGCCAGCAGTAGCAACAACCCCCTCCACGGTAACCAATAATGACACTAGCGTCCCTCCCCTGGCATCAACCTCTTTATCTGTCCCCTGCCTGCCAGCCCCGTGTGAAAGCCCAGGTACCACTCCTCCAACCTCCTCCCCAGCTCCATCTCCGTACCTCTCATTTCAAGCCAACGACCAGCTGCTCAGAGTCCTGACGGAGCGCAGCGGGCACTGGTTCAGCCTGCTGCCTCGCAACCCCTGCGACCTCACGTCCATCACCACGCCTCCCCCGGATGCGCCCCGCGTGCCACCCCAGGCGTCCTCCACCCCGGCCGGGCCCAGATCCCCGCCTCAGTCCCCTGCACTGCCCCTCACCTTTTCCGCTGCCTCAGCCTCCGCCAGCCCGCACCACCCAGCAGGCCTCCTCAACTACCCGCTATCAGCCCTGCAGGTGAGGCTGCTGGCTCGACACAAATAGAGATAGCCGTGTTGTACACAGTTGTTTCTGCCATGTAAAAGATCACCTAACCCATGACCCTCGGTCTTGTTTTCGTCCTCCACTCCCttatgtttttcctcttttctccccagGTGAAGTCAGGCGCTTCATTGCTAGGAGTTTCTTTCGGTAGCTGGCCCTGTGGCCTGATGAGTCCCAGTTTGCCTCTGTGCAGCAGCCCCAATCCCATGTTGGGTCATTCTCTGGATGGCAACACAGCAGCAAGTGTCTCCAGCAAAAGTGAATCACCTTTACCTTGCATGGAGAAATCCTCATCCATGCCTTCTCCTACGCTGGAGATGCCCAAATCCCTGGACCACGCCACACCTCGGCCTATTCCAGAGGGTGAGCGACTAAAACGGCATTGAGAGATATTAGTTGAGGCCGTAATTACCTCCCGTTTTCTTAATTGAGAAGAATTCACTTGCTTGATATACTTTCACTTGCCTGAATAGTCCAGGATAATTGGGTGAGGGAATGTTCCGCTCCGCTGTACGCAATTTCGTTTTGGTGTAGCGTAGCTGAGTGAAGCACCTTTTTGCTGTGACGTATGCTCTTTGTCTGGTAGTTTACATGCCTGTTTGTGCTCATTGTCTCAGAGAGCCTGACAGGGTGGTGGCGGGTGTCTGACATCGAGCAGCTGAGGGCTTTGGTCAGTGCCCTCCACAGCCGGGGCATTCGAGAAAAAAGCCTCCAGAGGCAAATGCAGAAATACACAGAGATCATCCCCCAGGTTTGCACCAAACACAAGGACGGTAAGTGCTCCAAACACCGCCTTTGAGCATATAATCACAATAAATAACATATAAGTCCTGTGAGCTGTATTTTCTGTCAGAGCAACACATGTTCAAATGTAGATGCATGCCCTTGTGACCGCTGAATCCGCTGCAAACAGCCACATGAATATCCGCGGATGTGTTTGGCTTCACTGCTCATGTGTTTACCCGCATTAGCAAGTTTATTTGCATGTGCTTTCATGGCTGACTGATGTCTCTCATGTTGTCCATCCAGTGGCCATGATTGAGCTGCGTGAGCTGGAGGAGAGCCAGGTCAGTGTGGAGTCCGTGCGCGGCTGGTGTGTCCAGGAGCAGGCGATGGAGATGGACATTGCCGTGCTGCAGCAGgtagaggagctggagaggaaggTCACCGCGGCCAGCCTGCAGGTCAAGGTAAAACCCTTAAGCCCACCCCTGCACATTTTGAAAGTGGTGTCAGAAACATATTTTAACATGTGGAGTGGTGTGATCAGAGGCCTGATGTCCTCTCCCAGGGCTGGACCTTTCCGGACCCTCAATCGGAGCGAGAAGACCTGGTGTATTACGAGCACAAGCCCCCCACCAAATCAACGCCTGGGTCTGCCAATGCAGGAGACAAGGACTCCAAGGAGCACCCGGAAGAGCGGGGGGAGAAGGGCGGGGTGATGCGTCACCTGGACAACCCACTGGACATAGCAGTGACACGTCTGGCTGATCTGGAGCGCAACATCGAGAGAAGGTACCTGAGGAGCCCCTTAGGTACCACCATTCAGATCAGGCTGGATAATGTGGGTACGGTCACTGTCCCTGCTCCTGCCCCATCCACTAGTGCTGACAGGGAAGGGTAGGTCATTTCTCCAACCAACGCTCCCCGTTCTCCCACTAAGAAccttttcctctctgtgtgtgcttcATGTTTCCCATACTACTCAAACAGGGGGGGTATTCGCTGCCTTTACAGCAGCTTTCTGTGGTGGCTtgttgcatttttgtttgttcctttggtCTTGTGCAGTTTCTTGGCCGGGTTGGGGGTCTGCACTCAGTTTCATTTCCTGTGTAGGTGTTGCTTACTGGCTTGATGCATTTCTGCAGTCATCCGCATGGTGTGTGCATCAGTAACCTTGGTTATGGGCGTACTCATATCTCCCACTGTACAGCATACACTTTCACGGGTCCTCACTCTTTCTGCATGAAGTTCCCCTTAAATAACAAAATCGGTGTGTACGTCTCCTTGGAGCCCTACAGCTCCCCCCTAAATCCTCATGCCTGTCTCTGCACAGCTGCGGCTCTTTGTGGTCTGCTGTCTTGTTGGCGGCTGGCTCAACTGATACAGTTAACTGCctattgtgcgtgcgtgcgtgtgtttgtgtgtgtaaatacacCCACGCATTCACGTACATGTGTGGCCCGCTCTGTCTCATTGTCTGTCATTATCTCCTGttagcagcgaggaggaggtggccCACGGTATGAAGGTGTGGAGGAAGGCTCTGACTGAAGTGCGCAGCGCTGCCCAGTTGGCCATGTGCATCCAGCAACTTCAGAAGTCCATCGCCTGGGAGAGGTCCATCATGAAAGTGGTGAGCGCTGCATCTCCGCAACgttaattaaaaacaagcaaTACTCAGAAGgggtatgtgtgtttttaatgaatgcacttgtttgtgttttttagtaCTGTCAGATGTGCAGGAAGGGCGATAACGAGGACCTGCTCCTGCTGTGTGACGGCTGTGACAAAGGCTGCCACACTTACTGTCACAAACCCAAAATCACCAGTATTCCAGAAGGAGACTGGTACTGCCCGGCCTGCATATCCAAGGTATCAACTCCATTAAAATTGCAATGTCATCTCTCTTACGGTTGATTACTTGTAGAGGAAATTCTAGCCACGTTTTTGTTTATCTGTTCTTTTACTTCTTCCTCTGTAATTTAGAATTTTAGTTTCCACAAACCAGTATTTGCAAATGTTAGTATTTAACCggccaaacaaatatttttcttaTTAAACCTGTCAATATTCTGCCTCAGCACTTAAAATCAAAACATATTTATGCTGAAAGTATTTGGGGGATTGtatgcattcatttaaaagctGACAATACAGAGTTGAGTGTAAATattgggaaagagagagaaaaaaacatgcaacaaagCTCATTCAAAACAACTGCAAGGATTATATATTTCCTGTTTGGTTACTTTGACTTTGAAGTTTTATGGTTTGCAAATTGACTCGGCATTAGTTCCATTGAGGGACAATGAAACTCTCCAATTCATAAAACTCTGAGAAATAACATTTTCCTGAAGGCtattgtgatgtttttattgtgatGTGCTTGCAAAAGACTACTCATATTATTGGTGGTCCACGATCAGACAAGTAGTTTAGAAAAGGCCCAAATGAGAATTGGTCAGTGGACACTGTAGTTTTAGCGTTGACTGCAAAGAATGTATTCTTAATTCTCTGCAGGCGAGTGGCCCGtctcccaaaaacaaaaaacctccGAGCAAACCATTAACATCAAGCGGAGGAGGTGCTAAAAAGGGTGCAGAGGGGAAGAAGAGCGGGAAGCAGGCGGGCAACGGAGAGGTAGCGGTGGACGACCCGGCCAGCAGCACAcccaaaaaagcagcaaaagacaccagcagaaagagaaaaacagaggagAGCTCACCTGCGCCgccagcagccaatcaggagagccctgtgtgtgtgaagagagcCAAGACGGCCAAGGACAACAACAGGGACCTGGGTTTATGCAGGTATGCGCCTCGGGCCTGTTCATACTCGTCTTCCATCAAAACCTCCACCTGTTATCCATCCGTCTCCTTAACACTTTTGCAGTTGCTGCCATCTACTGTAGTGACAGTATCAAGACGTTGTTTTCTCTTTAGCAGTGAACACGGCTCTTCTGTGATTTTCTTCTGCGATCAAGTCCTACAAATTGCTCCAAACAAAGGAGGAAGAAATTCTAAACTTCCCAGTGGAAGAAAACTCCTCAAAGCGACGGCCACGCCTTGTCCGTGTCTgaccacttgtgtgtgtgtgtgttcaacagGGTGCTTCTTGCTGAGTTGGAGCGGCATCAGGACGCGTGGCCGTTTCTCACGCCAGTCAACATGAAATCGGTCCCCGGCTACAGGAAGGTCATCAAGAAACCGATGGACTTCACCACCATACGTGAGAAGCTCGTGAGCAGCCAGTAAGTTCCCGCCGCATGTAATTTTGGGTTACACCACAGCATTTGATCTCAACTTaacactctttttttaatttcaggtATCAAAACCTTGAGACCTTCATCATCGATGTTAACTTGGTCTTTGATAACTGCGAAAAATACAACGAAGACAATTCAGACATTGGTCGAGCTGGTCATAACATGAGGAAGTTCTTCGAGAAGCGCTGGACTGAGcttctgaaacaaacaaattaaacgTCTGTTCAGATTCTCTCCATAAACCCATTCAACTTTTCATACCGGAGCACCTGGTTTtacgtttgtttttattttctgatgGATACAGTGGCTTTGCAGAATGGAAGAAGTCCAATCCGTAATAAGGAACCCGCGGTGTGCATAAGATGAGATGTCACCGTCGgggctaaaaaataaaaatggcgtTACATGAGGTGCGCTGGATTTTATTACAACAGGGATAAAAGCCCCAAAGAGTCCCATAGAAATGGGGTGTCGTAGTGCAATACTATTCCCTGTCTCAGAACACTGCACTGAATTTATCCTCAACTGTCACTGACGTGTCTGCGCTAGAAGACTTTCCACTACTTGTAAATAGTCTTTTGTTATTTAATCGTATTATagtgaatgtatttaattttgTAATAATTATTTATGAATCAAGGTCCACTTCATTTTCTATGAAAAGGAAGAATCAGCTGAACTGCtttgaattaaaaaaggaatgtgtctttgtgttataATTTTTCTCCCAAATATTAAACAaagccaagaaaaaaaaaaatactgtttaCACTGTTCAGTGCTTTGAGGCATCAGAGGACTGTATTGATTTGTTCAAACTGTAaaactgcatttatttacaGGAACAGCAGACGGACAGTTAGACAATTGTGATTTATGTGTATATACTGTTTATTAATGTCAATATTATGTCTTGTTTGAAACAATGTGTAAAAATTGTTTAAGAATATTAAGATATTGTTTATGCCTTAGAATGATTGTAGCATTCTATTTTAGTGTACGTGATGAAAACATTATCATAAATATTGTttgtacagtatatacatatCCTCTGCAAACACTGTGGTATCCTTAATCTTGGTAGTGCCTACCCTTCCAACAGGGGCATGTAGGGGACgttattgtttttagttttcattctcatgacatcattttttttttttaatatgattttaatCCAACGAGGCCTCCAAAGTTggacagtgacacaaaaatcaTTCCTCTCCatagcagaaaaaaaaggaaaaacaagcaTTCAGTAATGCTTCCATGACGCATTTCCTCGTAATCTGCCACAATACAGAGGACCTAAGGCCATTTGTAACCACTGTGTTGAACCTTTGCTGTGTGTTGTGGCCTGATGGAGGCAGCTAGATTTTTTTGTACCCAAGTCAAGAGTACTTGAAGTTACTTTATTTAAGATATTGTGGAATAAAAGTATCATTCTTTTGTAGGAGCTTTATTTTTCACTAGTGTGTGGCACGGACCTATTAAAAGGATGTTTTTCAACGTAAAAAGCTTCAACTTGCTTTATTTCAACTCTGTCCTCCTGAATGTTTTTTGGTAAAAGCCATGGTGGTAAACGTGTAATCTCTTTTACTCTATACGCAAGAAGAACAGTTTGTAATgctgttaaaaacacaaacatctacTTGGAGATCTAACTGCCTGACATAATTTGCTCGCAATAACAGAAATGCATGGAGTTATATTTGGGAGTAgtatttcaattatttaaacTGTTAATACCCCATGGGGCAACCCTCCATTACAGGTAACATTCCTGTATATGTAATTTAATTGGACTTAAGTAAAAGAAGAAAGTCTGTTTCACTCAGAATGGCCTCTGTTGGCGTCGCATGTAATGCATTAACATGCAAGCAGCATTATCATGTTTACCTTGTAAAGGTGGAGCCAACTAACTACTTTACATACCTATAGACATGTCGGCCTGTCTTAAACTGAAAGAAGTAACCAGGATGtcaaatggatttaaaaaatgaaattaaaaaaaatccttttgaaATGTAGTTGAAGAATTAAGTAAAATAAGAGACATTAATTATGTAAATGCAGACGTGTAACTTGCTGAATTGTTCAACTGTTACAATATACACATAATACAGTTTACAAAATTACAAATCACCATCATCAACCACTTAAAGTCCAGCTATTTTATACATCAGTGGAGTACTCTGTAACTAATAACAACTAGTCACTAATGTAGTTTAGTCCTTTTACTAATTTACTTTTCCTATCCTTTAACTACCAAATATTAGGGTTAATGGCA harbors:
- the baz2ba gene encoding bromodomain adjacent to zinc finger domain protein 2B isoform X16, translated to MQDMESGERLASPAPTLSAARTSSPAASSSSSSSSSSSSASSPAPHSKSSLAPSPSAPGSNLSTSGRLFGAGEQPFIGSALSSAFPLVNHPAFGALYSSGAGRPEFGGLGSLGMSAALAAHPQLGALSEWWRAAEAHGRGAAAFLPSFISFPPFFSPHMQPNHSASPVQIRMPGKNSHAAPKGVNGAVNGGGVCPPTTQSGGFSASPAPVQASTKPTKNPDPSNSHRSSPQTNPAELVDKPIHRPKEKKPRRKPGDASLASNSESGTSSDSSSDGSLSSDLEDLAEDDEDDDDDEDDDDEEEDKQIEFSDSEKRSKKQTKVLIPSTGSTKANRPTSGEAHDMKVSKAQRASSNPPNLVPFPCSTSPPVFTQTSPLALHGSRSRTEGPQQHLSVIQSTGLAANTKPLALLSQPRREFSPSSSPMALAMSPEALSSAASPKAPKPLPSSSSSPQHLPLSLCSSPKPLSMPSPPRPTLPPPTSPKPFGSTSSVRSSQKSSPKPPRRAAAGSAKSNKRKQLEASLAQITEFRLKQTLMSQGQTFPAELKKQQQGPNKSPKRTPLSSPPLPPAPAPPPQNNHSNLFLSSALLGLPEPHPPNGVIQSITQDAPLALITKPRKDSQCDSDGGSMPVNLSTGASRIQATAQAGPQSQPSTTSPHAAGHGPRKNKAPKGKAQTPGQGQGQAQGQADPLAAWKGFSQNHLVQSLVDLFRGGEPGIGIPGVSIPGVGIPGMGIPGTCNPTAGLPANKESDDSGDDDDDEDDDLEEEEEDEEDSDDSLSESDSNSDSDISGMKVKELKLLPSGSSKKETTPRRLTKGPELLNTSTNHTATSCSPLDLQVIKTPTIVTSSSALAYHSSPGSSSYSLASPLGSGKRKRVMDEKELMIPLELGWRRETRIKSVAGRSQGEVAYYAPCGKKLRQYPDVMKGLQWSLLKEEEVIPRILAMEGRRGRPPGSDRESAGEGGKGSRRRKGRPPNVGDPLLPEGPSPSEVKLLRKLEAQEIARQATQMKLMRKLEKQALARAAKEARKQQAIMAAEERRKQKEQIKILKQQEKIKRIQQIRMEKELRAQQILEAKRKKKEEVANAKILEAEKRIKEKELRRQQAEILKHQELERHRLDMVWERERRRQHVMLMKAVEARKKAEERERLRQEKRDEKRLNKERKLEQRRLELEIARELRKPNEDMCLSDHKPLPEFSRIPGLILPGRAVSHCLMLMQFLRGFGKVLGLDLNLDVPTLGMLQEGLLNVGDSMGHVQDLLVKLLSLAVCDPGLPPGQKTKTMLGDHLTNVGINRDNVSEVLQMYMGAHCANTELAPLALSLKTKAFQAHTPSQKASILGFLANELACSRAVISEIDKSLDQMANMRKDKIIMEGKLKKLRIIHAKRTGRREASMGIEENQSVGTPSSAIKRKRKLCGDSDDDDEDDEDSDDQAEDEDDEEEEEMKKVKKVETYDEDEVEQATSLEELEKQIEKLAKQHHQTRRKLFEISHSLRSTMYGQDRYRRRYWVLPHCGGVFIEAMESGEAPEELEEERQRRRRVAEEVKVKEEPQEMELQKEKPNDLGGQSIQTRGLELEKDEEKEHEGKKISLFYQQPGRVSKLCTFREVGKETVTAKDEESTHVRQNGASPLGTPVATTKGTSPSPTHNTSEPAVATTPSTVTNNDTSVPPLASTSLSVPCLPAPCESPGTTPPTSSPAPSPYLSFQANDQLLRVLTERSGHWFSLLPRNPCDLTSITTPPPDAPRVPPQASSTPAGPRSPPQSPALPLTFSAASASASPHHPAGLLNYPLSALQVKSGASLLGVSFGSWPCGLMSPSLPLCSSPNPMLGHSLDGNTAASVSSKSESPLPCMEKSSSMPSPTLEMPKSLDHATPRPIPEESLTGWWRVSDIEQLRALVSALHSRGIREKSLQRQMQKYTEIIPQVCTKHKDVAMIELRELEESQVSVESVRGWCVQEQAMEMDIAVLQQVEELERKVTAASLQVKRPDVLSQGWTFPDPQSEREDLVYYEHKPPTKSTPGSANAGDKDSKEHPEERGEKGGVMRHLDNPLDIAVTRLADLERNIERRYLRSPLGTTIQIRLDNVGTVTVPAPAPSTSADREGSEEEVAHGMKVWRKALTEVRSAAQLAMCIQQLQKSIAWERSIMKVYCQMCRKGDNEDLLLLCDGCDKGCHTYCHKPKITSIPEGDWYCPACISKASGPSPKNKKPPSKPLTSSGGGAKKGAEGKKSGKQAGNGEVAVDDPASSTPKKAAKDTSRKRKTEESSPAPPAANQESPVCVKRAKTAKDNNRDLGLCRVLLAELERHQDAWPFLTPVNMKSVPGYRKVIKKPMDFTTIREKLVSSQYQNLETFIIDVNLVFDNCEKYNEDNSDIGRAGHNMRKFFEKRWTELLKQTN